The Pongo pygmaeus isolate AG05252 chromosome 18, NHGRI_mPonPyg2-v2.0_pri, whole genome shotgun sequence DNA window TAATATTTACTGTACCAGTAAATATGGATAATACTAATGTGCTCACACACGGAGGTGGCGAGTGGTGTGAGCATTTCATGGTCAGAGTTTGCCAGTCGGGCGAGAGACAGGATGGATTTTAACTCGAACATCACAGACACAAACTGAAAACCCTGATGCGGTGCCTGCACCGTTGCCTCCTTTCCTGCACCTGTAAATGGGACGAGTGATTCCATTCCCCCTCCCGCTTCCACCTTCAGAAGGTTTTCTGTCAGCACAGACGCAGTCTTCAGCAAGGAAGTGCTGGGAACGCCCTGGAGTGAACCCAGGAAGATGCCTGCAGTGGGTGCCAGGTCCCCTCCCCACCGTCCCTGCTGGGCTTTGGGGCCACGCCCGACTGCTGTGAACCGCCTGCGGAGCACCACGTGCGACAGCTGGCTGGAGGCGAGAGGTCTGCCTTTGATGTGGCTGTTGGTGCAGGGCCTGTGGTGCCTTCCGCAGCGGAAATGGCGCACCGCCCGGGGAGGGTGGGTGCAGCGTCCCGGGTGCCCCTGTGAGGATGAGCGATGAGATGACTGGAGGGTCCCCGAAGACCTCACCAGGGTGCCCCCCAGCCGGTCCGCTCCCAGGAAGCGACACCTCCAGCCCCAGGGCTGCAGCTGAGGGGGTCGCTACTCTGGCTGGGCGAGGCTGGGCCCTTGGGGGCAGGCGCCAGAGTGGCCTCAGGCTCTACGAGATGCCTGAAAGCACCAACTCCTCCAGGGCTCACTAGCATTGGACACTTTCACGCTCTGCCCTGGCCGGAAGCCCCCTCACCCCCAGCGATGTGCAACTCCTGCAGGGCTCACTCAGTTTCCAGAACTTTAATTATTGGAAAGTTCTCCCTGGTCCAGCCCCCAAATCTGCCGTGAACGTTGACAGCTGAGTTGCTGCTCCATGCATGCTTTGGCTGAGAGCAGAGGGGGCCCCTGTCCTCACTGAGCTGCTGATGTGAGgcggggtgaggggtggggcctAGAGGTGCCATCCATGGCCAGTGACTGAGGCAGAGGAGCCTCTGGAGAGGGCAGGTTCCGGGGAAGCTCCGGACTCCTAGAGGGGAGGCCAGGTGGGGGCCCTGGTGAACAGGACAGACTGTGGtgttttttaacataaaggaGAGATGCTGTGTGAGGGACCCCCTGGGTACTGCGCGCCGCCTGGTGGCAGGCCAGGCCATGGTGGGTGCTCACGCCCCCGGCATGTGCCCATCATGTGGCCGCCCTCAGTGGGAGGGGCTCCGAGGATGACTTTTAAAATCGCAGAGAAAGCCTCCATTCTTCCCAGGACCTCAGCGCAACGCTGGCCCAGGGAGGCAGGAGACAGGCCAGGACAGGAGGGGTCCAGAGGTGTCGAAATGTCCTGGGGACCTGAGCAGCAGCCAGCAgggaagaggcagggagggagctgAGGACCAGGCTTGTCCACATTGGTTGTGAGCATCcctgagcccagggggttgatGCCAGGAGGTGTCTGGACTGGCTGGGCCATGCCTGGGCTGACCTGTCCAGCCAGGGAGAGGGTGTGAGGGCAGATCTGGGGGTGCCCAGATGGAAGGAGGCAGGCGTGGGAGACACCCAAGGCCCCCTGGCAGCATCATGAGCTAAGCAGGACACCTGGAGGGGGAGAACTGTGGGGACCTGGGGGCCTCCAATGACCCCTTCCTGCTTCCTGGACAGGACTATGGCTGTGCAGGGATCCCAGAGAAGACTCCTGGGCTCCCTCAACTCCACCCCCACAGCCATCCCCCAGCTGGGGCTGGTTGCCAACCAGACAGGAGCCTGGTGCCTGGAGGTGTCCATACCTGACGGGCTCTTCCTCAGCCTGGGGCTGGTGAGCTTGGTGGAGAACGTGCTGGTGGTGGCCACCATCGCCAAGAACCGGAACCTGCACTCACCCATGTACTGCTTCATCTGCTGCCTGGCCCTGTCGGACCTGCTGGTGAGCGGGGGCAACGTGCTGGAGACGGCCGTCATCCTCCTGCTGGAGGCCGGTGCGCTGGCGGCCCGGGCTGCCGTGGTGCAGCAGCTGGACAATGTCATTGATGTGATCACCTGCAGCTCCATGCTgtccagcctctgcttcctgggtgccATCGCCGTGGACCGCTACATCTCCATCTTCTACGCGCTGCGCTACCACAGCATCGTGACGCTGCCGCGGGCACGGCGAGCCATCGCGGCCATCTGGGTGGCCAGTGTCCTCTTCAGCACGCTCTTCATTGCCTACTACGACCACGCGGCCGTCCTGCTGTGCCTTGTGGTCTTTTTCCTGGCCATGCTGGTGCTCATGGCCGTGCTGTACGTCCACATGCTGGCCCGGGCCTGCCAGCACGCCCAGGGCATCGCCCGGCTCCACAAGAGGCAGCGCCCGGTCCACCAGGGCTTTGGCCTTAAAGGCGCTGTCACCCTCACCATCCTGCTGGGCATTTTCTTCCTCTGCTGGGGCCCCTTCTTTCTGCATCTCACACTGATCGTCCTCTGCCCCCAGCACCCCACGTGCAGCTGCATCTTCAAGAACTTCAACCTCTTTCTCGCCCTCATCATCTGCAATGCCATCATCGACCCCCTCATCTACGCCTTCCGCAGCCAGGAGCTCCGCAGGACGCTCAAGGAGGTGCTGACGTGCTCCTGGTGAGCGCGCTGCGGGCGGCTTTAAGTGTGCTGGGCAGAGGGAGGTGGTGATattgtgtggcctggttcctgtgtgaccctgggcagtcCCTTACCTCCCTGGTCCCCATTTGTCAAAGAGGATGGACTAAACGACCTCTGAAGGTGTTGAAGCGCGGACCCTCCTGGGGCCAGGGAGGGGGTCCCTGCAAAACTCCAGGCAGGACTTCTCACCAGCAGTCGTGGGGAACGGAGGAGGACATGGGGAGGTTGTGGGGCCTCAGGCTCCGGGCACCAGGGGCAGACCTCAGGCTCCTGAAGAGACATTCTCCGCCCACTCCTGGGACACTCCACCTGCTCCAATGACTGAGCAGcatccaccccaccccatctttGCTGCCAGCTCTCAGGACCCGTGCCCTTGTCAGCTGGGATGTGAAGTCTCTGGGTGGAAGAGTGTGCCAAGAGCTACTCCCACAACAGCCCCAGGAGATGGGGCTTTGTGACCAGAAAGCTTCATTCACAGCCTTGCAGCAGGAAGTGAAATCCCTGCCTCAGGCCAAGGGACCACGTTTGCAGGAGCCTCGCAAGTGCTGTGGAGCTGAGCCCTCCTGAGGGCCGGTTCTAAGGCTCAGACTGGGCGCTGGGGCTTCAGCCTGCTTTCCTGCAGCAGTCACCCAGGCAGACAGCCCTGGCAAATGCCTGACTCAGTGACCAGTGCCTGCGAGCACGGGGCCAGGGAAGTCTGGTAATAAATGTGACTCAgcatcacccacctcagccccttccAGAAAGTGCTTGAAGGTTGCGGGTGGAGGGACGGGGGAGGGGAAGGTGGACAGGGGTGAGAGtcaagagagggaagaaaggagtaCCGGAAAACGTGGCTGAGGCCCCAAATGCCTGGGGAGTGTGGAGGTCCCAACCAGGCTTGCGCTGACCCTGCTTCTCAGTTTTTTCTCCGTGCTTACAAATCCCAGCCTAGAGGAAGGACGAGCAGGTGCAGCAGGGCCCCAGTCCCCTCTACTCTGACACTGTCCTAGCTGCAGAAGAGGCGGGTGCCCAGCCTTCCCTGTGACCACATGTGACCTCAGCCGGGACACATCCCTTTGCTGGCCCTGAGTCCCTCCACCATGATGAGCCGTGAATGGGACCATCGCTGTCCACTCTGAGATGCCTGGAAGGGGGCTCAGTGCAGGCGGGCTGGGGGCTGGGTTTGTTGTCTGCCCAGCACTGCCATTCTGGGAGTAGGCAGGTGGGGAAGGGGTTGGGGGGGGTCTGTGTTCAGCCAGTCCTGGGAAATGCTTGATGTGAGGCCTCTGAAGATGGGGATGAGGCAGAGTGGAGCCCCTGGGCCATCCCTCTGATGAAACCTGGGCGTCTCGCTGAAGAGACCACCTCCATTTCCTCTGCAGAGACTGAGCACTCAGTCAGCCCCCTTCCTGGGACAGGCTCAATGGAGGCTGCAGGGCCGCCATCAGCCGACTCCTAGGCAGGCTCTGTCAGCAGCCCCCTGGCCAGCCCCACccctgcttcagctccagccctGACTGCCGGCCTCAGGACTGGGAGCCGCTTCCTGGCAGGGCCCGCCTCTGCTGGGAGACCGGACGGTGAGTCAGCCTTAAGCCTGGCACCAGAGCCCTCTGAGGATGGAGCAGGAGCTGGCTGGCCTGAGGCTGCAAAACTTCTTCCCTCGTGGAGACAGGAAGGCACCTCAGACGCTCACCCGGGACTCCCTTGAACAGGGACAGGGAGGAACCCCAGGCAGCTAGACCCCAGCCACAGCCACACGAGCACActgtggggcagggaggggcatCTCTTGAGAACAAAAGATCCATTTCTCGACTTTCCAAACTGGAGAGCTTcttgagagaaaagagagagacaggtaCAGGTCCACGCCACCCACACACAGCCCTGTGCACACAGACCGGACACAGGCGTCCACAGGCAAGTTCGCAGCTGCTCATTTTGTGAAGTGAATGCGGAtttgggggcggggtggggttcGTCTGTACATCGTGCACTGTCAGACCCTTCCTGAAGGATTTTTGTTATTGAAATATCAGAAGGCCCTTGTTATAAGGTGGTGTCACTGTAATATCTGGCCCAGGAGGAGGTCAGTGCCGTGCCGGCGAGTCCTTTGCTCCCTGCCTTCTCTGACCAGTAAACGCATCTCCAGTCGTTCCCCCAGTCCCCCCTGCACGCAGTCTCCGACCTCAGAGAGTGAGTCAGAAAGAAGCCGCTGcccaccctcccccaccctgGCCGGGTTCTTGCCTGGCTTGTGCGTCCTTGTGACAATTCCTGACACCGATGCGCACCGGGCAGTGGCACGTCCAGGTGCTGTGCGCGCCCGGGCCCACAAAGCTCCTTTGGAGTCTCATGGCAGCCCCTTGGTGGAGGGGGTCAGgtgccccccccgcccccactgcGGAAGCCGGCGACCCACGGAGCTCGCTCTCGGCCGCCGCCACCCCTCTGTGTCCGCGCCCTTCCGAGCTCTGATCGGATGCTTTGTTTCTTCTCAGTGGGTTCAGGGCCTGCGCCAGCCTTTACCTACCTCCCCCACCCAAAACCGGCAAAGCTCAGAGCACCTTGTCTGCCAAAAGACAGGGAGGTGGGAAGGTGCGGGTTGGTCTCTAAACCGGCGTGGGGAAAAAAAGACCCTCCTTACAAAGCCGCAGGGTGGGGCTGTCGCAAGGGCGGAACCGAGATGGTAGCTGGGGGCGGGGTTCCCAGGGCCAAGAGGGGCTATTGTCCTCCCTGGAGCCCGGCGCCCCCACAGCCAGCTCCTCTGGGAGGCAGCCCCTCCTTTCGAGTGCGCAGGGCCCCCagaccgcgcccggcccagcgCTGGGGGATCCTTGGCTGCGGGAGGGGCGCCGCATTGCGCGCGGCGGGCGGGGACGCGCGGTGCCGAGCATGCGGGCGGGGACGCGCGGTGCGGAGCCTGCGGGCCGGGCGGGGTTCTGCGGCGGCGCCTCCCGATTGGCCACTCGCGGTGACATCAGCCGATGCGAAGGGCGGGGCCGCAGCTATAAGAGCGCGCGGCCGCGGTCCCCGACCCTCAGCAGCCAGCCCGGCCCGCCCGCGCCCGTCCGCAGCCGCTCGCCAGACGCGCCCAGTATGAGGGAGATCGTGCACATCCAGGCCGGCCAGTGCGGCAACCAGATCGGGGCCAAGGTGAGGCTGCGCGCCCCGGCCTGTCCCGGGCCCCGGGGCGGGAGGAGGGAGGCGCCGTGCCCCGCGGGCCGCACCTCGCTGCCCCCGCCCCTGCGAACCTGCAACAAAGGGATGCGCCCAGCGCGGCGCCGGGCGGCCGGGACTCGGGGCCCCCGCCCTGGGACTCTCGCCCTCACCTCTCTGCCCCTGCCCAGGTGACCTCGGGCTGTCGAGGCGCAGCTCACGTCAGTCGCGAAGCCTCAGCCCCCTCCACACCTGCGCCCCCTCCACACCTGCACCCCCTCCACCGGGCCTCCGCAGGTGCAGCTGGGAGCCCTGTCTGGGCGTGGCCCTTTTTTGGGGGACCGCGGCAGAGCCTTGAGTGAGACGGGTGGGGTAGGCGGGTTTGGATGGGGTGGGGGGTTCTCCTCACAGCCGTGATTTCCTCGGCCCGAACCCCCCACTGGAGGAGCCGAACGTCCCCCGAGAGGCTAGAGCCGCCCCGATGTCCCCAGCCTGCTCCGACACCCCTCGGAGTCCTAGCTCCACCCTGTCCCTTTGTTGGAGGGGTTGGGCCTGGACTCGAGATGACCTTGGTCCGGGATCAGGCTCTCCATCGGCGCAGCCGCTCCTGGGCAACCCCCGCGGGGCTTGACCGCGCCCACCCAGGGTCTACCAGTCTGGGGATTGGATGTGGGAACAAAGCCGGGCTGTGGAGTGTGGAGGCTGCACCGTGGCGCGCCCCTCCCTCCATTGTTAGCCCACCTCGCAGATGTTGGGGCCACGCAGGAAGGAGCGTTGGTGCAGCTGTGCAGGGACCCCCTCCTAAATCATTAAGGGGACGTCGTGTCCCCTGGTCCTGGGAGGCTGTccctggcccaaggtcacacagcaggtgcGAGAGAGCTGGGCTGGCCCTTGGTTCTCATCCCCTGCAGGAGCCAACCTGGGGCTCGGGCGGGGCGGTTGGGGGGCGCTGCTTGCCAAAGGATCTGCCCTCCGAACAGTGTTGGGGAAcgggggatgggggaggctgGCTTTGTCAGGACCAAGGCCAGGGACCCAGCTCAGGGCTGGTGCAGCGCTGATGCTGGGAAGGAGGGAGTGGAGGAGACGGTCCTGGAGGGGAAGGGGCCAGAGAAAGGCTGCCTCCGGAGGCTGTTGCCATGGAAACCAGGCAGGAACAAAAAGCTAATTACAACAGGGCCAGCCACGTGGCTGACATGTAAATTGCAACTTTGGCTCCGGGTGGAGGCGCCTCTGAGGGTGGGAGGCCCAGTAGTGGGGAGACTCTAATCACCCAAGGAGACAGCTGTGCCTGCCAAGGagagcctgggggaggggaggcctgGGGGACAGTGGCCTCAAATCAAACCAGGACTCCCGGAGCAGCCTCTGACAGCTGCCTCGGCCtgatgggaggggctgagggCTCATTAATGTGGTCACTGGGGCCAAGCCTGCCCTGAGCATCTGCTCCTGGAGGGTCAGGGGTCGCTGGGGGGAGGGAGGGCCGGCAGCCCTGGGGCCCACCTGGGGTTTCTCCTTCTATGGCTGGGATGGGCCCAGAGCTGTGGTCCCACAAGGCACTTATCAGGCAAGAGCTGGGACCTAGAAGTCAGGTCCACAGGCAGACATCCCCTGAGGCTCCACGGGTAGCAGAGGGAGCCCTTGTGCCCCGGACCGTGTGCTTGGCTG harbors:
- the LOC129015191 gene encoding LOW QUALITY PROTEIN: uncharacterized protein LOC129015191 (The sequence of the model RefSeq protein was modified relative to this genomic sequence to represent the inferred CDS: deleted 1 base in 1 codon), which gives rise to MTPSCFLDRTMAVQGSQRRLLGSLNSTPTAIPQLGLVANQTGAWCLEVSIPDGLFLSLGLVSLVENVLVVATIAKNRNLHSPMYCFICCLALSDLLVSGGNVLETAVILLLEAGALAARAAVVQQLDNVIDVITCSSMLSSLCFLGAIAVDRYISIFYALRYHSIVTLPRARRAIAAIWVASVLFSTLFIAYYDHAAVLLCLVVFFLAMLVLMAVLYVHMLARACQHAQGIARLHKRQRPVHQGFGLKGAVTLTILLGIFFLCWGPFFLHLTLIVLCPQHPTCSCIFKNFNLFLALIICNAIIDPLIYAFRSQELRRTLKEVLTCSCSQDRALVSWDVKSLGGRVCQELLPQQPQEMGLCDQKASFTALQQEVKSLPQAKGPRLQEPRKCCGAEPSWLNGGCRAAISRLLGRLCQQPPGQPHPCFSSSPDCRPQDWEPLPGRARLCWETGRKRISSRSPSPPCTQSPTSESESERSRCPPSPTLAGFLPGLCVLVTIPDTDAHRAVARPGAVRARAHKAPLESHGSPLVEGVSGFRACASLYLPPPPKTGKAQSTLSAKRQGGGKGQEGLLSSLEPGAPTASSSGRQPLLSSAQGPQTAPGPALGDPWLREGRRIARGGRGRAVPSMRAGTRGAEPAGRAGFCGGASRLATRGDISRCEGRGRSYKSARPRSPTLSSQPGPPAPVRSRSPDAPSMREIVHIQAGQCGNQIGAKFWEVISDEHGIDPSGNYVGDSDLQLERISVYYNEASSHKYVPRAILVDLEPGTMDSVRSGAFGHLFRPDNFIFGQSGAGNNWAKGHYTEGAELVDSVLDVVRKECENCDCLQGFQLTHSLGGGTGSGMGTLLISKVREEYPDRIMNTFSVVPSPKVSDTVVEPYNATLSIHQLVENTDETYCIDNEALYDICFRTLKLATPTYGDLNHLVSATMSGVTTSLRFPGQLNADLRKLAVNMVPFPRLHFFMPGFAPLTARGSQQYRALTVPELTQQMFDAKNMMAACDPRHGRYLTVATVFRGRMSMKEVDEQMLAIQSKNSSYFVEWIPNNVKVAVCDIPPRGLKMSSTFIGNSTAIQELFKRISEQFTAMFRRKAFLHWYTGEGMDEMEFTEAESNMNDLVSEYQQYQDATAEEEGEMYEDDEEESEAQGPK